Proteins from one Clostridium cellulovorans 743B genomic window:
- a CDS encoding NYN domain-containing protein, which translates to MRYIYIDGYNILNSWPNLKPKNDTEFEGARQSLIEKMQNYGGYNGDNIFIIFDAHLVQGSLEKEEIVGNVTVVFTKEGETADSYIERTVNNLGRRKNVLVVTNDSLEQQLIFQRGAIRMSSLEFYHEVKNIEKTIKEQTKLLSYRKTDRIEDSLDEKILKKLEKMRRGC; encoded by the coding sequence TTGAGATATATATATATTGACGGATATAATATATTGAATAGTTGGCCAAATCTAAAGCCTAAAAACGATACTGAATTTGAAGGAGCTAGGCAAAGTTTAATTGAAAAAATGCAGAACTATGGTGGATATAATGGAGATAATATATTCATTATATTTGATGCACATTTGGTTCAAGGAAGCTTAGAAAAGGAAGAAATAGTGGGAAATGTAACTGTAGTTTTTACAAAAGAAGGAGAGACAGCAGATAGTTATATAGAAAGAACAGTTAATAATTTAGGACGAAGAAAAAATGTATTAGTTGTGACCAATGACTCTCTGGAACAACAATTAATATTCCAAAGAGGAGCTATTAGAATGTCTTCATTAGAATTCTATCATGAGGTAAAAAATATTGAAAAAACAATAAAAGAACAAACAAAACTTTTATCATATAGAAAAACGGATAGAATAGAAGATAGTTTAGATGAAAAAATATTGAAAAAATTAGAAAAAATGAGAAGAGGATGTTAA
- the rlmB gene encoding 23S rRNA (guanosine(2251)-2'-O)-methyltransferase RlmB, with protein MKKEPRKSERDNNKWNKDQVKGKKKDFYQKENIKGKVDRKLEVRRNEERKPKDFETVKFESQVVREDIIEGRNAVIEALKSSSTTIEQILVAKGDTTGSINVVLAEAREKRLVVKEVDRKKLDEMSQTGVHQGVIAIVTPYKYCEVEDILEYAQKKGEDPFIIILDEIEDPHNLGAILRTAEVCGVHGVVIPKRRNVGITPTVYKTSAGAVQYMKVAKVPNINSVIDSLKKKGIWIYGADMDGKVYCQDANFRGAAALIIGSEGRGISKLTKEKCDLLVKIPMVGQITSLNASVAGGILMYEILTQRMK; from the coding sequence ATGAAAAAAGAGCCTAGAAAATCAGAAAGAGACAATAATAAATGGAATAAAGATCAAGTTAAAGGTAAGAAAAAAGATTTTTATCAAAAAGAAAATATAAAAGGTAAAGTCGATAGAAAACTAGAAGTGAGAAGAAATGAAGAACGAAAACCTAAAGATTTTGAAACGGTAAAATTTGAATCACAGGTTGTTCGTGAGGATATAATTGAAGGAAGAAATGCAGTTATAGAAGCACTGAAATCTAGTTCCACAACAATAGAGCAGATATTAGTTGCAAAAGGCGATACTACTGGATCAATTAATGTAGTTTTAGCTGAAGCAAGAGAGAAAAGATTAGTAGTAAAAGAAGTTGATAGAAAGAAATTGGATGAAATGTCGCAAACGGGAGTTCACCAAGGTGTAATAGCTATAGTTACTCCGTATAAATATTGCGAAGTTGAGGATATACTAGAATATGCCCAAAAAAAAGGTGAAGATCCGTTTATCATAATATTAGATGAGATAGAAGACCCTCATAATTTAGGTGCAATTTTAAGAACTGCAGAAGTATGTGGAGTTCATGGTGTGGTAATACCTAAAAGAAGAAATGTAGGAATTACACCAACAGTATATAAGACTAGTGCAGGAGCAGTACAATACATGAAGGTTGCTAAAGTACCTAATATAAATTCAGTCATTGATAGTTTAAAGAAAAAAGGTATTTGGATTTATGGTGCTGACATGGATGGAAAAGTTTATTGCCAAGATGCAAACTTTAGAGGAGCCGCAGCATTGATTATTGGAAGTGAAGGAAGAGGCATTTCGAAGTTAACTAAAGAAAAATGTGATTTACTTGTTAAAATCCCTATGGTAGGGCAAATAACATCACTTAATGCATCAGTAGCAGGCGGAATTTTAATGTATGAAATTTTAACACAAAGGATGAAATAA
- a CDS encoding Mini-ribonuclease 3: MDFDILKNSFTKESASQLNSLVLAYIGDAVYEVFVRSHLINENRNTLVNKLHKEATNYVKAEAQSNFIHGIFSELTEEEVAVYKRGRNTKSYTKPKNAEVKHYRNATGFEALVGYLYLSEQMERLNYLLKKLIAETK; the protein is encoded by the coding sequence ATGGATTTTGATATTTTAAAGAATAGTTTCACAAAAGAGTCAGCAAGTCAATTAAATTCTTTAGTTTTGGCTTATATAGGAGATGCTGTTTATGAAGTTTTTGTTAGAAGTCATTTAATAAACGAAAATAGAAATACGTTAGTTAATAAATTACATAAGGAAGCTACAAATTATGTAAAAGCAGAGGCTCAAAGCAACTTTATTCATGGAATTTTCAGTGAGCTCACGGAAGAAGAAGTTGCAGTGTATAAAAGAGGAAGAAATACTAAATCATATACAAAACCTAAAAATGCAGAAGTTAAACACTATAGAAATGCCACGGGTTTTGAAGCGTTAGTAGGATATCTATATTTATCGGAACAAATGGAGAGACTAAACTATCTTTTGAAGAAACTAATAGCAGAGACAAAATAA
- a CDS encoding proline--tRNA ligase: MKLSKALMLTMREVPAEAEISSHQLMLRAGLMRKMASGVYNYMPMGLKALKKVEDIIRDEMDKAGAQEFLASALIPAELWKESGRWDTMGPEMFRLKDRNDRDFCLGPTHEEVFTDIARNEIKSYKQLPITLYQIQTKYRDERRPRFGVMRSREFVMKDAYSFDKDSEGLDISYNAMYEAYKNIFFRCDIECKAAEADSGAMGGSGSAEFMVKSEVGEDDIVFCSACDYAANIEKSPATAEVMKKEELKNLEKIHTPNAKTIEELVSFFKVDSKMFAKTLIYKIDEKVVGVMVRGDREANEVKIVNALGGAVEVELADDKTVFDATSAKTGFAGPINLKVDELLVDEEVSNMYNFIVGANETDYHYTNVNYNRDFTGKVGDFRKVTEGEKCPKCGAPINIARGIEVGHIFKLGTKYSESMNAVFTDQDGTQKPFIMGCYGIGVNRTLAAVIEQHNDENGIIWPLEVAPYQVIVVPAVFKDEVQMKKAEELYDALKAIGVDVILDDRNERAGIKFKDADLLGIPMRITVGKKIAEGEVEFKLRSSADLEVIAYDKVIDRVKEEFKKI, encoded by the coding sequence ATGAAACTTTCAAAAGCGCTCATGTTAACTATGAGAGAGGTACCTGCAGAAGCAGAAATATCAAGCCATCAATTGATGCTTAGAGCAGGTTTGATGAGAAAAATGGCATCGGGAGTATATAACTACATGCCAATGGGATTAAAAGCACTAAAGAAGGTAGAAGATATAATTAGAGATGAAATGGATAAAGCAGGTGCTCAAGAATTTCTTGCTTCTGCATTAATTCCAGCTGAGTTATGGAAAGAATCTGGTAGATGGGACACTATGGGACCTGAGATGTTCAGATTAAAGGACAGAAATGATAGAGATTTTTGTCTTGGACCAACTCATGAAGAAGTATTTACTGATATAGCTAGAAATGAAATAAAATCATATAAGCAGTTACCAATAACTTTATATCAAATTCAAACTAAATATAGGGATGAGAGAAGACCAAGATTCGGGGTAATGAGATCAAGAGAATTCGTAATGAAGGATGCATATAGCTTTGATAAGGATAGCGAAGGATTAGATATAAGTTATAATGCTATGTATGAAGCATATAAAAATATTTTTTTTAGGTGTGATATAGAATGTAAGGCAGCTGAAGCTGATTCAGGTGCAATGGGTGGATCAGGTTCTGCAGAGTTTATGGTAAAATCAGAAGTTGGTGAAGATGATATAGTTTTCTGTAGTGCTTGTGATTATGCAGCAAACATAGAAAAATCACCTGCTACAGCAGAAGTTATGAAAAAAGAAGAATTAAAGAACTTAGAAAAGATTCATACACCAAATGCAAAAACTATTGAAGAACTAGTAAGTTTCTTTAAGGTAGACAGCAAAATGTTTGCTAAAACATTAATTTATAAAATTGATGAAAAGGTAGTTGGCGTTATGGTAAGAGGCGATAGAGAAGCTAATGAAGTCAAAATTGTTAATGCTTTAGGTGGTGCTGTTGAAGTTGAACTTGCAGACGATAAAACTGTATTTGATGCAACTAGTGCAAAAACAGGTTTTGCAGGTCCAATAAATCTTAAAGTTGACGAACTATTAGTAGATGAAGAAGTTTCTAATATGTATAACTTCATAGTTGGAGCTAATGAAACAGATTATCATTACACAAATGTTAACTACAATAGAGACTTTACAGGTAAAGTTGGTGATTTTAGAAAAGTAACAGAAGGAGAAAAGTGCCCAAAATGTGGTGCTCCAATAAATATTGCAAGAGGAATTGAAGTTGGACATATCTTTAAGTTAGGAACAAAATATTCTGAGTCTATGAATGCTGTATTTACAGATCAAGATGGAACACAAAAGCCATTCATAATGGGATGTTATGGTATAGGTGTTAACAGAACTTTAGCTGCTGTAATAGAACAACATAATGATGAAAATGGTATTATATGGCCTTTAGAAGTGGCTCCATATCAAGTAATAGTAGTGCCAGCAGTGTTTAAAGATGAAGTTCAAATGAAAAAAGCAGAAGAATTATATGATGCATTAAAAGCAATTGGTGTAGATGTTATTCTTGATGATAGAAATGAAAGAGCAGGCATCAAGTTCAAGGATGCAGATTTATTAGGAATTCCAATGAGAATAACTGTTGGTAAGAAAATTGCTGAAGGTGAAGTAGAGTTTAAATTAAGATCAAGTGCTGACTTAGAAGTTATAGCATACGATAAAGTGATAGATAGAGTAAAAGAAGAATTTAAAAAAATCTAG
- the ispD gene encoding 2-C-methyl-D-erythritol 4-phosphate cytidylyltransferase, protein MSKVSAVILAAGKGKRMGAAVNKQFLELKDKPIIYYAIKAFEDNSNVDEIVLVAAKEEVEYIKESVVKKYFFSKVKEVVIGGTERQDSVFAGLSALKNCEYVLIHDGARPFVTNEIIDNGIKYVKQYGATACGVTPKDTIKLKDENNISVDTLKRNELFCVQTPQTFKFDVIYRAHEIINQKSLEVTDDTMAAEILGEKVYLYEGTYENIKITTPEDIIIAENILNRFL, encoded by the coding sequence ATGAGTAAAGTTAGTGCAGTAATTCTTGCAGCAGGTAAAGGTAAAAGAATGGGAGCTGCAGTGAATAAACAATTTTTAGAACTTAAAGATAAGCCTATAATTTATTATGCTATTAAAGCTTTTGAGGATAACAGCAATGTAGATGAAATAGTTTTAGTTGCTGCAAAGGAAGAAGTAGAGTACATAAAGGAATCAGTTGTTAAAAAATATTTTTTTTCAAAAGTAAAAGAAGTTGTCATTGGGGGAACAGAAAGACAAGATAGTGTTTTTGCGGGTCTATCTGCGTTAAAAAACTGTGAGTATGTCCTCATCCATGATGGTGCTAGACCTTTTGTGACTAATGAAATTATAGACAATGGAATCAAGTATGTTAAGCAATATGGAGCCACAGCTTGTGGAGTAACTCCAAAGGATACAATAAAGTTGAAAGATGAAAATAATATTTCTGTGGATACTTTAAAAAGAAATGAACTTTTCTGTGTCCAGACGCCACAAACCTTTAAATTTGATGTTATATATAGAGCACATGAAATTATTAATCAAAAATCTTTAGAGGTAACTGATGATACTATGGCTGCTGAGATATTAGGAGAGAAGGTATATCTTTATGAAGGAACTTATGAAAATATAAAGATAACTACTCCAGAAGATATAATAATTGCTGAAAATATTTTAAATAGATTTCTTTAA
- a CDS encoding PIN/TRAM domain-containing protein codes for MIRKILRGLLTAAGVTIGYLIASELLTVDVIRETLNLRNNSLTGVLSSLAVGLLFGIIFFLLSPTIVKGIVKVIDSFERYFQRISVSDIIMGVIGAIIGMILGVLIGIPIYSKSVLLGIVGTIIILIFAIIGADVAVKKKEELFAFMANAKKNGLVKEKKEKNHSRSIPKVLDTSVIIDGRIFDICQSGFVEGPLVIPHFVLNELRHISDSSDDLKRTKGRRGLDILNKIQKELPIEVQVYEKDFTDIQEVDSKLLKLAQILNGKVVTNDYNLNKVAEVQGVPVLNINELSNAVKPVLLPGEELNIQIIKEGKEQGQGVAYLEDGTMIVVENGRNRVGEQVFVKVTSVLQTAAGRMIFATVKS; via the coding sequence TTGATAAGAAAAATATTAAGAGGCCTTTTAACAGCAGCAGGAGTTACCATAGGTTATTTAATTGCCTCTGAGTTATTAACTGTTGATGTTATAAGGGAAACATTAAATTTGCGAAACAATTCTTTAACAGGTGTTTTAAGTTCTTTAGCAGTAGGATTATTATTTGGTATTATTTTTTTCTTATTGTCCCCTACTATAGTAAAAGGAATAGTAAAAGTTATAGATAGCTTTGAAAGATATTTTCAAAGGATATCAGTTTCAGACATAATAATGGGAGTTATCGGAGCAATAATCGGGATGATTCTAGGAGTATTGATAGGTATTCCTATATATAGCAAGTCAGTATTATTAGGAATTGTAGGAACCATTATTATTCTTATTTTTGCAATAATCGGTGCAGATGTGGCAGTAAAGAAAAAAGAAGAGCTATTTGCATTTATGGCTAATGCGAAAAAGAATGGTCTTGTTAAAGAAAAGAAGGAAAAAAATCATTCGAGATCTATTCCTAAAGTGCTAGATACTTCAGTTATAATAGATGGAAGAATATTTGACATTTGCCAATCAGGCTTTGTTGAAGGTCCTTTAGTTATTCCACATTTTGTACTTAATGAGTTAAGACATATTTCAGACTCATCTGACGACTTAAAAAGGACAAAGGGAAGAAGAGGTCTTGATATTCTAAATAAGATTCAAAAAGAATTGCCTATAGAAGTACAAGTTTATGAAAAGGATTTTACTGATATCCAAGAAGTAGACAGTAAGTTATTAAAGTTAGCACAAATACTAAATGGAAAAGTCGTTACAAATGATTATAACCTAAATAAAGTTGCAGAGGTTCAAGGGGTTCCTGTGTTAAACATAAATGAACTTTCAAATGCTGTTAAACCAGTATTACTTCCAGGTGAAGAATTAAATATCCAGATAATAAAAGAAGGAAAAGAACAAGGCCAAGGAGTGGCATATTTAGAAGACGGAACTATGATTGTAGTAGAGAATGGAAGAAACCGAGTTGGAGAACAAGTTTTTGTTAAGGTAACATCAGTTCTTCAAACTGCTGCGGGAAGAATGATATTTGCTACAGTAAAAAGTTAA
- the disA gene encoding DNA integrity scanning diadenylate cyclase DisA — MTTQRGVKDQNIMDILKRIAPGTQLREGLENILRAKTGGLIILGNSDQLMKIVDGGFKINADYNPAYLYELAKMDGAIILSNDLKKIICANTQLIPDFSIHTFETGTRHRTAQRVAKQFGVIAVAISQRRNVITVFKDDIKYVLRDSSTVLARANQAIQTLEKYVAVLDRIISNVNVLEFQDMVTLFDIATAIQRTELVLRIVAEIESFVIELGVEGRLISMQMGELIRNVEREGLLIIRDYCVVSDDCEQVYESFQQLDDDEILELDMIAKVLGYPELPLMDTLISPRGYRMTNKIPRLPIAVINNLVNSFDNFQEILKASIEDLDKVEGIGEARAKAIKNGLRRLREQSMLDVKA, encoded by the coding sequence GTGACAACTCAAAGGGGCGTCAAGGATCAAAATATAATGGATATACTTAAACGTATAGCACCAGGTACACAATTAAGAGAAGGCCTTGAGAATATACTTAGGGCGAAAACTGGAGGATTAATAATACTAGGAAATAGCGACCAACTTATGAAAATAGTAGATGGTGGCTTTAAAATAAATGCAGATTATAATCCTGCCTATTTATATGAACTAGCCAAGATGGATGGAGCTATAATATTAAGTAATGATTTAAAGAAGATTATTTGTGCTAACACTCAATTGATTCCAGATTTTTCAATTCACACCTTTGAAACTGGTACTAGACATAGAACTGCACAAAGAGTAGCTAAACAGTTTGGAGTTATAGCAGTAGCTATATCTCAAAGAAGAAATGTTATAACTGTTTTTAAAGATGACATAAAATATGTTCTTAGAGACAGTAGTACTGTTCTTGCAAGAGCAAATCAGGCTATACAAACTTTAGAAAAATACGTTGCAGTATTAGATAGAATAATTTCAAATGTCAATGTATTAGAATTTCAAGATATGGTTACCTTGTTTGATATTGCAACTGCTATTCAGAGAACAGAATTAGTGCTTAGAATAGTAGCAGAGATAGAAAGTTTTGTAATAGAACTAGGTGTTGAAGGGCGACTAATATCTATGCAAATGGGTGAACTTATCCGAAATGTTGAAAGAGAAGGACTTTTAATAATCAGAGACTATTGCGTCGTATCGGATGATTGTGAACAAGTATATGAAAGTTTTCAGCAGCTTGATGATGATGAAATTTTAGAATTAGATATGATTGCGAAGGTTCTAGGATATCCTGAGTTACCACTTATGGATACATTGATATCTCCAAGAGGTTATAGAATGACAAATAAAATTCCTAGGTTACCAATAGCAGTAATAAATAATTTGGTTAATTCTTTTGATAATTTTCAAGAAATTTTAAAAGCTTCTATAGAGGATTTAGATAAAGTAGAGGGAATAGGAGAAGCAAGAGCTAAAGCTATTAAGAATGGCTTAAGAAGATTACGGGAACAATCCATGTTAGATGTAAAGGCATAG
- the radA gene encoding DNA repair protein RadA yields the protein MAKIKTIYVCQQCGYENPKWLGKCPECNSWNTMVEEQKSTSVTSSVITSAQNVTSEPKSIMVIKSGEKERFDTGISELNRVLGGGLVRGSLTLISGAPGIGKSTILLQTANSIASKYGKVLYVSGEESEEQIKIRGDRLSTINENLLIVSETDMEAIEIHINNIKPVFVIIDSIQTVFKPSVTSAPGSVSQVRECSNSIMRIGKSSNIPFFIVAHVTKQGELAGPRVLEHMVDTVLSFEGERTEEFRILRTMKNRFGTTSEIGVFEMCEEGLLAISNPSGVFLEETNFNQEGSVVIGIMEGSRPILVEIQALVTETKAPMPRRTAVGVDYSRVSLILAVLEKKLKIPFYNCDVYVNVVGGLNIEGTSGDLGLALALISSIKGNEIPLEKMLVFGEIGLTGEIRPVAFGERIVNEASKMGFKNIILPYRNTQKLKKQDINIIGVNTLKEAFSKVFNKR from the coding sequence GTGGCAAAAATAAAAACAATATATGTATGTCAACAGTGCGGATATGAAAATCCTAAGTGGCTCGGAAAATGTCCTGAGTGTAATTCTTGGAATACTATGGTTGAAGAACAAAAATCAACTTCAGTGACAAGTAGCGTGATAACTTCAGCACAAAATGTTACTAGTGAACCTAAAAGCATAATGGTTATTAAGTCAGGAGAAAAAGAGAGATTTGATACGGGAATTAGTGAACTAAACAGAGTTCTTGGTGGAGGTCTTGTAAGAGGCTCATTAACATTGATTTCAGGTGCACCTGGAATAGGAAAATCAACGATACTTTTGCAAACAGCTAATAGTATTGCTAGTAAATACGGTAAAGTTCTATATGTATCTGGTGAAGAGTCAGAAGAGCAGATAAAAATCAGAGGTGACAGATTAAGCACTATAAATGAGAATTTACTGATAGTCTCTGAGACAGATATGGAAGCCATAGAAATTCATATTAACAATATAAAACCGGTATTTGTGATAATAGATTCAATACAAACAGTATTTAAGCCTTCAGTGACTTCAGCACCAGGTAGTGTTTCACAAGTAAGAGAGTGTTCTAATAGCATTATGCGGATTGGTAAGTCAAGTAATATTCCTTTCTTTATAGTTGCGCATGTAACTAAACAAGGAGAACTGGCAGGACCAAGAGTTCTTGAACATATGGTAGATACAGTACTTTCTTTTGAAGGAGAAAGAACAGAAGAATTTAGAATACTTAGAACGATGAAAAATCGTTTTGGAACCACTAGTGAAATTGGAGTTTTTGAAATGTGTGAGGAAGGATTACTTGCAATAAGTAATCCTTCAGGAGTATTTTTAGAAGAAACGAATTTTAATCAAGAGGGTTCTGTAGTAATTGGAATTATGGAAGGCTCAAGACCTATACTTGTTGAAATTCAAGCTTTGGTTACAGAGACTAAAGCACCAATGCCAAGGCGGACTGCAGTAGGGGTAGATTATTCAAGAGTAAGTCTAATTTTAGCTGTTTTAGAAAAAAAGCTAAAAATACCATTTTATAATTGTGATGTTTATGTTAATGTTGTAGGTGGATTAAATATAGAAGGCACGTCAGGTGACTTAGGACTTGCATTAGCATTGATTTCAAGTATAAAAGGAAATGAAATACCGTTAGAAAAGATGCTAGTTTTTGGAGAGATTGGACTAACTGGGGAAATAAGACCAGTAGCCTTTGGAGAAAGAATAGTAAATGAAGCATCTAAAATGGGATTTAAAAATATAATTTTACCTTATAGAAATACTCAAAAGCTTAAAAAACAGGATATTAATATAATAGGGGTAAATACTTTAAAAGAAGCATTCAGCAAAGTATTTAATAAACGATAA
- a CDS encoding ATP-dependent Clp protease ATP-binding subunit, with product MMFGRFTERAQKIIYFAQEEAQNLQHGYIGTEHILLGILKEEGGLSKQALNEMNVTLEKVRELIEEYEGKGDAEVAKNEIPLTPRTKRLLDLSFSEARALSHNYVSPEHILLALIKEGEGVAFTILNNLGVDFKRLRDNIVDSLSGKQQQGDIKDNKTHSMPTPTLDQFGRDLTKMAKEAKLDPVIGRDKETERVLEILSRRTKNNPCLIGEPGVGKTAIAEGLAQKIVEGNIPEILKDKRVVTLDLSSLIAGSKYRGEFEERLKKVMAEITKAGNVLLFIDEIHTIVGAGGAEGAIDASNILKPSLARGEIQCIGATTLDEYRKYIEKDSALERRFQPVKVGEPTKEEALLILKGLRDKYEAHHRVKITDAAIDAAVNLSDRYITDRYLPDKAIDLIDEAGARVRIQNLTAPPDLKSLEEELEKISKEKADAIGVQDFEKAARLRDTEKETKERLEKLSKDWKNNNSRTENQEVGEEEIATVVSKWTNVPVEKLTEKESERLLKLEEILHNRVIGQEEAVISVARAVRRARVGLKDPKRPIGSFIFLGPTGVGKTELTKALAEAMFDNEKNMIRVDMSEYMEKHSVARLIGSPPGYVGYDEGGQLTEKVRRNPYSVILFDEIEKAHPDVFNVLLQILEDGILTDGKGKVVNFKNTIIIMTSNVGAHSIKKQKSLGFNTAGDINNSEYEKMKDNIMDELKQSFKPEFLNRIDDIIVFHKLEEKDLSEIVKLMLKNVSDRLKEQEIFIEFDEEAEKLLAKEGFDTTYGARPLRRTITKTVEDKLSEEILKGNVKKSDRVIVTVEDNKLEFTRK from the coding sequence ATGATGTTTGGTAGATTTACGGAAAGAGCACAAAAAATTATTTATTTTGCCCAAGAGGAAGCGCAGAATCTTCAACATGGATATATAGGTACAGAACATATATTACTTGGAATTCTAAAGGAAGAAGGCGGACTCTCAAAGCAAGCACTAAATGAAATGAATGTTACTCTAGAAAAGGTTAGGGAGCTTATAGAAGAATACGAAGGTAAAGGGGATGCAGAGGTTGCAAAGAATGAAATTCCTCTTACTCCTAGGACTAAAAGATTATTAGATCTAAGTTTTTCAGAGGCAAGGGCCTTAAGTCATAACTATGTAAGTCCAGAACACATTCTTTTAGCACTAATTAAGGAAGGCGAAGGTGTTGCATTTACGATACTAAATAATCTAGGTGTTGACTTTAAAAGGCTTAGAGATAATATTGTAGATAGTCTTTCAGGAAAGCAACAGCAAGGTGATATTAAGGATAATAAGACTCATAGTATGCCAACACCAACTCTTGATCAATTTGGACGGGACTTAACTAAAATGGCAAAAGAAGCAAAGCTTGATCCTGTTATAGGAAGAGATAAAGAGACTGAAAGAGTTCTTGAGATATTGTCAAGAAGGACAAAAAACAATCCTTGTCTTATTGGTGAACCAGGTGTAGGTAAAACTGCTATAGCTGAAGGACTTGCTCAAAAAATTGTAGAAGGAAATATTCCAGAAATATTAAAAGACAAGAGAGTTGTAACATTAGATTTATCTTCACTAATTGCCGGTTCAAAATATAGAGGTGAGTTTGAAGAAAGATTAAAAAAAGTAATGGCTGAGATAACTAAAGCGGGCAATGTATTATTGTTTATAGATGAAATTCATACGATTGTAGGAGCTGGTGGAGCAGAGGGAGCTATAGATGCATCAAACATCCTAAAACCTTCTTTAGCTAGAGGTGAAATACAATGTATTGGTGCTACTACTCTAGATGAATATAGGAAATATATAGAAAAAGATTCTGCATTAGAGCGAAGATTCCAACCAGTTAAGGTAGGAGAACCTACAAAAGAGGAAGCTTTATTGATTTTAAAAGGACTTAGAGATAAATATGAAGCACATCATAGAGTTAAAATTACTGATGCTGCAATAGATGCAGCGGTAAACCTCTCAGACAGATATATAACAGATAGATATCTTCCAGATAAAGCTATAGATCTTATAGATGAAGCAGGGGCAAGAGTTAGAATCCAAAACTTAACGGCACCACCTGATCTTAAGAGTCTAGAAGAAGAATTAGAAAAAATCTCTAAAGAAAAAGCTGATGCTATTGGAGTTCAAGACTTTGAAAAGGCTGCTAGATTAAGAGATACAGAGAAAGAGACAAAAGAAAGATTAGAAAAGCTAAGTAAAGATTGGAAGAATAATAATAGTAGAACAGAAAACCAGGAGGTTGGAGAAGAAGAAATAGCAACGGTTGTTTCAAAATGGACCAATGTTCCTGTTGAAAAACTTACAGAAAAGGAATCAGAGAGATTATTAAAGCTTGAAGAAATACTACACAATAGAGTAATAGGGCAAGAAGAAGCTGTTATATCTGTAGCAAGAGCAGTTAGAAGAGCTAGGGTTGGACTAAAAGATCCAAAGAGACCGATTGGTTCATTCATATTCCTTGGACCAACAGGAGTTGGTAAAACAGAGCTTACAAAGGCATTAGCTGAGGCTATGTTTGATAATGAGAAGAATATGATACGAGTTGATATGTCAGAATATATGGAGAAGCATTCTGTAGCAAGATTAATCGGATCTCCTCCAGGATATGTTGGATATGATGAAGGTGGCCAATTAACTGAAAAGGTTAGAAGAAATCCATACTCAGTAATTCTTTTCGATGAAATTGAAAAAGCACATCCAGATGTATTTAATGTGTTACTTCAAATTTTAGAAGATGGAATTTTAACTGATGGAAAAGGAAAGGTTGTTAATTTTAAAAATACTATTATCATCATGACATCAAATGTTGGTGCTCACAGCATTAAGAAACAAAAGAGTTTAGGATTTAATACTGCTGGAGATATAAATAATTCAGAATATGAGAAAATGAAAGATAATATCATGGATGAATTAAAGCAATCTTTTAAGCCTGAATTCTTAAACAGAATAGACGACATAATTGTATTCCATAAATTGGAGGAAAAAGATCTAAGTGAAATTGTTAAGCTTATGCTTAAGAATGTTTCAGATAGATTGAAAGAGCAAGAGATATTCATTGAATTCGATGAAGAAGCTGAGAAGCTTCTTGCTAAAGAAGGATTTGATACAACTTATGGAGCTAGACCTTTAAGAAGAACTATAACAAAAACTGTAGAAGACAAATTATCGGAAGAGATTCTTAAAGGTAATGTTAAGAAATCTGATAGAGTTATAGTAACTGTAGAAGATAATAAACTTGAATTTACTAGAAAATAA